A DNA window from Syntrophorhabdaceae bacterium contains the following coding sequences:
- a CDS encoding NUDIX hydrolase, translating to MKARIFCSFCRTTLDTEVQEGKARQICPNCGQVYYENPLPVASIILANREREIVLVKRARDPFKNMWCCPIGFAETGESIEDAALRELREETGIEGRIVQLIDVSSHTNDFYGDLLIVSFEAEKTGGAEIAGDDALECRYFPIRSLPKLAFDSQTAALRKFVDLKKDLWNMHDSFETFVEETVKDRAVPAGRLLSDDLARAVQANSARIIELWIDDVSTNPSTGSFHKLDRAELGRRAGFIFTQFEAWLMGKKEDEGLKGFYSDLGILRHEKRIPMIELISSLAILKKHAWMFMYASGVWDKAVDIYRMCELGERLVYFFDKATHYAVMGYDRKK from the coding sequence ATGAAGGCGAGAATATTCTGCAGTTTTTGCCGCACAACCCTCGATACGGAAGTCCAGGAGGGTAAAGCGAGGCAGATCTGCCCGAACTGCGGACAGGTTTATTATGAGAACCCGCTGCCCGTTGCCTCTATAATCCTCGCAAACCGGGAGCGGGAGATCGTTCTCGTAAAAAGGGCGCGTGACCCCTTCAAAAATATGTGGTGCTGCCCCATCGGTTTTGCCGAGACAGGGGAGAGCATCGAAGACGCGGCCTTGAGGGAACTCAGGGAGGAGACAGGCATAGAGGGACGGATCGTCCAGCTCATCGACGTAAGCTCCCATACGAATGACTTTTATGGCGACCTGCTCATCGTGAGCTTCGAAGCGGAGAAGACAGGGGGCGCGGAGATCGCGGGAGACGATGCGCTCGAATGCCGGTACTTCCCCATAAGGAGCCTGCCGAAGCTCGCATTCGATTCTCAGACCGCGGCGCTCCGTAAATTCGTCGATCTGAAAAAAGACCTGTGGAACATGCACGATTCTTTCGAGACCTTCGTGGAGGAGACGGTGAAGGACCGCGCCGTCCCTGCCGGGAGGCTCCTCTCGGACGACCTGGCCCGGGCCGTCCAGGCGAATTCGGCCCGGATCATAGAGCTGTGGATCGACGACGTGAGCACGAACCCTTCGACCGGCTCCTTCCATAAACTCGACAGGGCAGAGCTGGGCCGGAGGGCAGGCTTCATCTTTACCCAGTTCGAAGCATGGCTCATGGGGAAGAAGGAGGACGAGGGACTGAAAGGGTTTTACTCGGACCTCGGTATCCTGAGACATGAGAAAAGAATACCCATGATAGAGCTTATCAGCTCCCTTGCCATCCTCAAAAAACATGCCTGGATGTTCATGTATGCCTCAGGCGTATGGGACAAGGCGGTTGACATATACCGCATGTGCGAGCTGGGAGAGCGCCTCGTCTACTTCTTTGACAAGGCCACCCATTACGCAGTCATGGGATACGATCGTAAGAAATAA
- a CDS encoding MFS transporter, with protein MDEQDLKTTQKSVLIVATVSSFLTPLSLATVNVALPRIGRAFSADAITLNWVATIYLLTAAMFLVPFGKISDIYGRRKIFIYGMWVFTVSSLCLGLAPSVGSLLAFRALQGIGSSMVFGTGVAMLTSVYPPGERGHALGINIAAVYLGLSCGPFVGGLLTQHLGWRSVFLFNVPLGFFVIFLSIKKLKQEWAEARGESLDIAGSLIYALTLLLLMYGFSRLPSVTGLLFVLSGMAAIGAFIWWELRTKTPILEISLFVTNKVFTLSNVAALINYSATFAVGFLLSLYLQYIKGLTPQSAGLVLVSQPIVQAAFSPLAGKLSDRIEPRLVASAGMALTTVGLILLALLTAATPLPYIIASLAVLGFGFALFSSPNSNAIMSSVENRFYGIASSTLATTRLIGQMLSMGIAMVVFALFIGKVAITPPYYGLLVKSTKIIFTIFAILCVGGTFASLTRGNLR; from the coding sequence ATGGATGAACAAGATCTGAAGACAACGCAAAAGTCGGTCCTCATCGTGGCCACCGTCTCCTCCTTTCTCACGCCCCTTTCCCTCGCCACGGTCAATGTCGCCCTTCCCCGCATAGGGAGGGCCTTTTCAGCCGATGCCATAACGTTAAACTGGGTAGCCACCATTTATCTCCTTACAGCAGCCATGTTCCTCGTGCCCTTTGGAAAAATCTCCGACATATATGGAAGAAGGAAAATATTCATTTACGGCATGTGGGTCTTCACCGTCTCGTCACTCTGCCTCGGCCTCGCGCCCTCCGTCGGAAGCCTTCTCGCGTTCAGGGCCCTTCAGGGGATCGGCTCCTCCATGGTCTTCGGCACGGGCGTGGCCATGCTTACCTCCGTCTATCCGCCTGGAGAGAGGGGGCATGCCCTGGGGATCAACATCGCCGCCGTCTATCTCGGTCTCTCGTGCGGTCCCTTTGTGGGGGGTCTTCTCACCCAGCACCTGGGATGGAGAAGTGTCTTCCTTTTTAACGTGCCCCTCGGCTTCTTCGTGATCTTTCTGAGCATCAAAAAATTGAAGCAGGAATGGGCGGAGGCACGGGGGGAATCCCTCGATATCGCCGGCTCCCTCATCTATGCCCTCACTCTTCTCCTCCTCATGTATGGGTTCTCGCGCCTGCCGTCAGTGACAGGCCTTCTCTTCGTATTATCGGGAATGGCAGCCATAGGGGCCTTTATATGGTGGGAATTGAGGACAAAGACGCCTATCCTCGAGATCAGCCTCTTTGTTACCAATAAGGTCTTCACCCTTTCCAACGTAGCCGCTCTCATCAATTACAGCGCGACTTTTGCGGTAGGTTTTCTTTTGAGTCTCTACCTTCAGTACATAAAAGGGCTCACCCCGCAGAGCGCGGGTTTAGTCCTCGTATCTCAACCAATTGTTCAGGCCGCCTTTTCGCCCCTTGCAGGGAAACTCTCAGACAGGATAGAGCCGAGGCTGGTCGCCTCTGCGGGAATGGCCCTTACCACCGTGGGACTTATCCTTCTTGCCCTGCTCACGGCCGCCACTCCCCTGCCCTACATTATTGCAAGTCTTGCGGTCCTGGGCTTCGGCTTTGCCCTCTTCTCCTCTCCCAATTCAAATGCGATCATGTCATCCGTAGAGAACAGGTTCTACGGCATCGCGTCGTCCACCCTTGCCACCACGCGGCTCATAGGCCAGATGCTCAGCATGGGTATCGCCATGGTGGTCTTCGCGCTTTTTATCGGTAAAGTAGCGATTACCCCACCCTATTATGGCCTGCTGGTCAAGAGCACGAAGATTATCTTCACTATTTTCGCGATACTTTGCGTGGGTGGAACCTTCGCATCATTGACGAGAGGCAACCTCCGCTGA